One window from the genome of Brachionichthys hirsutus isolate HB-005 chromosome 19, CSIRO-AGI_Bhir_v1, whole genome shotgun sequence encodes:
- the odf2a gene encoding outer dense fiber protein 2, which produces MDPIRSPQGKAKVDRGRLRPTAKVKARVPWIPPGKTSILGTSYKWEGLTHNLEISPPLPEPNTEHSQSALRLADLASEEEEEEGLHGRISQYERKIDSLMAEVGSLKNEVELRRKEQLLEHRSEQLSVSQRVIAKQEEELAGMTQELEETELENTRLRKSMEKMLEETEFNRLDEDSVQQDEDALLNKLTEAEEDGMAAAKQVSALRDSVSKLRGAGGGSVSGSEPSGVARQKELLLQKLEALAITNRSLRRLLREQHGSRQPESVRMSEQKDDLLAKLAEREAENAHLVVTLQEKEKDVFQLSKLLDAEKDNSRSKADLSKSLESTRAHLQGRLRSKEAENNRLTVQIKNLERAANQQKAEMEHLAEQLGRLKRQISADREALKQATRAQKHRAERSEGATGQLRAQLLDMERQVADALSASESWQNRHIEEVKDKNKLAAEVSLLNSSIAELTEQLQSSERKSRVERDALLGRLHGLTTESTANQLENQSVKATASTVEERLASSQSELQQVRASIKQYESLLDSYKIQVEKTRAEADEYRAQLARVQREAEAVRGELEHEVEGVRRELLAQLAELEPLPEAVRRSELQLQEARERERSQERRSTELSTTLTDLRMKVEAQGCQTELLRQKNKLLLAENRQLQQRVESLERKLGETGSQNSDLLVIVSKREETIRSNQLGLEEKTRECSLLSRKLEEALDDARQQISENRERAASKERSTQSKIMDLENQLSRTSSEINQLQRSKEEVERRFHGRLQDMRDRLEQSDSTNRSLQNYVQFLKGSYTNAFGDTALSSLLRAPSPI; this is translated from the exons ATGGATCCTATCAGGAGCCCTCAG GGGAAAGCCAAGGTGGACCGAGGACGCCTCCGTCCCACAGCCAAGGTCAAAGCTAGAGTGCCATGGATACCACCAGGAAAGACGTCCATACTTGGTACTTCATACAAGTGGGAG GGGCTGACGCACAACCTAGAAATCTCACCACCGCTTCCTGAACCAAATACTGAACATTCCCAGTCTGCGCTGCGATTGGCTGACCTCGCgtcagaagaggaggaagaggaagggctGCATGGACGAATCAGCCAGTATGAGAGAAAGATTGACAGCTTGATGGCTGAAGTCGGCTCTCTGAAGAATGAG GTGGAGCTCCGAAGGaaggagcagctgctggagcatCGGTCGGAGCAGCTGAGTGTCTCCCAGCGGGTGATTGCCAAGCAGGAGGAAGAACTGGCTGGCATGACCCAGGAACTGGAAGAGACGGAGCTGGAGAACACACGATTAAGGAAATCGATGGAGAAGATGCTGGAGGAGACCGAATTCAACCG ATTAGACGAGGACAGCGTTCAACAAGACGAAGATGCTCTTCTCAACAAATTGACGGAGGCCGAGGAAGATGGGATGGCAGCTGCCAAACAAGTCTCAGCCCTGCGAGACTCGGTTTCTAAACTGCGTGGTGCCGGCGGTGGCAGT GTGTCCGGCTCTGAGCCTTCGGGCGTGGCCCGTCAGAAGGAGCTGTTGCTGCAGAAGCTGGAAGCGTTGGCGATCACAAACCGCAGCCTGCGGCGCCTCCTCAGAGAGCAGCACGGATCTCGG CAGCCGGAGTCGGTCCGGATGTCGGAGCAGAAAGACGATTTACTCGCCAAGCTGGCGGAGAGGGAGGCGGAAAATGCT catcttGTGGTGACACtgcaagagaaagagaaagacgtGTTTCAGCTTTCCAAACTTTTAGATGCTGAAAAG GATAACTCCAGAAGCAAAGCCGATTTGTCCAAAAGTCTGGAGTCAACAAGAGCTCATTTACAAGGACGGCTCCGTAGCAAAGAAGCGGAGAACAACCGCCTGACTGTGCAGATAAAA AACCTGGAGCGGGCTGCCAATCAGCAGAAGGCAGAGATGGAGCATCTGGCGGAGCAGCTGGGGAGGCTGAAGCGACAGATAAGTGCAGACAGAGAGGCTCTAAAACAAGCCACTCGAGCCCAGAAACATCGAGCTGAGCGCAGCGAAGGCGCCACGGGCCAGCTGAGAGCACAGCTCCTGGACATG GAGAGGCAGGTGGCGGACGCTCTGTCAGCTTCGGAGAGTTGGCAGAATCGGCATATTGAAGAAGTGAAAGACAAGAATAAACTGGCTGCTGAAGTGTCGCTGTTGAACAG CAGCATAGCAGAGCTGACCGAGCAGCTGCAGAGTTCAGAACGGAAGAGCCGCGTGGAGAGAGATGCCCTGCTGGGTCGCCTGCATGGGCTGACCACAGAGAGCACCGCCAACCAACTGGAGAACCAGTCCGTCAAG GCTACAGCATCTACAGTGGAGGAGAGGCTGGCCTCATCTCAGTCAGAGCTCCAGCAGGTCCGGGCCTCCATCAAGCAGTATGAAAGCCTGCTGGACAGCTATAAGATCCAG GTTGAAAAAACCCGGGCCGAGGCCGACGAATACCGCGCGCAGCTGGCTCGGGTGCAGCGGGAGGCCGAGGCCGTCCGGGGGGAGCTGGAGCACGAGGTTGAGGGGGTGCGCAGAGAGCTGCTTGCTCAGCTGGCAGAGCTGGAGCCTCTGCCTGAAGCCGTACGACGCTCCGAACTCCAACTGCAGGAGGCGCGGGAGAGGGAGCGCAGCCAAGAGAGGCGCAGCACGGAGCTGAGCACCACCCTGACTGATCTCCGTATGAAG GTGGAGGCCCAGGGCTGCCAGACGGAGCTGCTGAGGCAGAAGAACAAGCTGCTGCTAGCAGAGAACAGACAGCTTCAGCAGCGAGTGGAGAGCTTGGAAAG AAAGCTGGGGGAGACTGGCAGTCAGAATAGTGATCTGCTGGTAATTGTTTCCAAACGGGAAGAAACGATCCGCAGCAATCAGCTCGGCCTGGAGGAGAAAACGAGGGAATGTTCCCTGCTGAGCAGAAAGCTGGAGGAGGCTCTGGATGATGCTCGCCAACAG ATATCCGAGAACAGGGAACGAGCTGCTTCCAAAGAACGCTCTACCCAGTCCAAAATAATGGACCTGGAGAACCAACTAAGCAGGACTAGCTCCGAAATCAACCAACTGCAGCGCAGCAAAGAGGAG GTGGAACGCCGGTTCCACGGCCGACTGCAGGACATGAGAGATCGTCTGGAGCAGTCGGACAGCACCAACCGAAGCCTCCAGAACTACGTCCAGTTCCTCAAAGGCTCCTACACCAACGCGTTTGGGGACACGGCCCTCAGCAGCTTGCTGCGCGCCCCCTCGCCCATCTGA
- the LOC137908771 gene encoding general transcription factor II-I repeat domain-containing protein 2A-like, protein MASRPTSSRSFQHRWTKDYGFVSKGGRALCTLCCESVVCKTSNVQRHFVRKHKKNFNDESDEAEAINAALAKCAKPSSPVKKLNTIKNQATEWSYNISYNIAKSGKSFAAGQSTKNAFLLTAGVLFEGLPNKDALVSTIREMPLSPRTVESRISEMSENVSRQQTSALRDAPVFSVAVDENVDVNGVPRLAIVARFTDGGRIREELCCLAPMHGRATGADMAAAFSGHFEARGVDIRKIFSIAAGKESDFVDILEDRIGHPVVKLRCVIHREDLCARISARDLNVVVDTAVRLTNAARSSTHRQLRRLLEETNGAAGRESPVRWLGDAKLLERFVECIDAIRAFFAEERLDHPELSDDEWLGKLMFLADVTGHLDAFDLRLRSAGPTVLSMFEAWKAFVEKLQVLSGDIQSGTLRHFGHLRALSSHRPVDLGRMAGYMLELDAEFSSRFRDFQRFGPAFSFLIKPEAFEGKDSSPFRWMGIDDFETQLVELAAASLWASKFAELRSELERGETDQGASIAACWESLPDDEFSCLKKVAFALLSAFGSTHICDRIFSHMKAVLRPFRNRLTTEHSEACLKLKLSTYSPDIAQLSRDRQGQGSH, encoded by the coding sequence atggCGAGCAGACCGACTTCCAGTCGTTCTTTCCAACATCGTTGGACCAAGGACTATGGATTCGTTTCGAAAGGAGGCCGGGCGTTGTGCaccctttgctgtgaaagtgtggtGTGCAAGACGTCGAACGTTCAGCGCCATTTTGTGAGAAAACACAAGAAGAACTTCAACGACGAGTCCGATGAAGCGGAGGCCATAAACGCGGCGCTAGCAAAGTGCGCTAAACCGAGCAGCCCCGTGAAGAAGCTTAATACTATCAAGAACCAGGCCACGGAGTGGAGCTACAACATTTCCTACAACATAGCGAAAAGCGGAAAATCATTCGCTGCCGGACAATCCACAAAGAACGCTTTCCTGTTGACGGCGGGTGTTTTATTTGAGGGCCTGCCGAATAAAGACGCGCTGGTTTCAACGATCAGAGAGATGCCCCTTTCGCCGCGGACCGTGGAAAGCCGGATTAGTGAAATGTCGGAAAACGTGTCACGGCAGCAAACATCCGCGCTCAGAGACGCTCCGGTATTTAGCGTGGCCGTCGATGAAAACGTGGACGTCAACGGCGTCCCGCGCTTGGCCATTGTGGCGCGATTCACCGACGGGGGACGGATACGGGAGGAACTCTGCTGCCTGGCGCCGATGCACGGACGAGCCACGGGGGCGGACATGGCGGCTGCCTTCAGCGGCCATTTTGAGGCCAGAGGCGTGGACATACGCAAGATCTTCTCCATCGCCGCGGGCAAGGAGAGCGACTTTGTCGACATTCTCGAAGACCGGATCGGGCACCCCGTCGTGAAGCTTCGGTGCGTCATTCACCGGGAGGACCTATGCGCCAGGATCTCAGCGAGAGATCTGAACGTCGTCGTGGACACGGCGGTGCGTCTGACCAACGCGGCGCGGTCGTCCACGCATCGGCAGCTCCGccgcctgctggaggagacGAACGGCGCCGCCGGCAGAGAGTCGCCGGTTCGGTGGCTCGGCGACGCGAAGCTTCTGGAGCGGTTCGTGGAGTGCATCGACGCGATCCGGGCCTTCTTCGCGGAGGAGCGCCTGGACCACCCGGAATTGTCCGACGACGAGTGGCTCGGGAAACTGATGTTCCTCGCCGACGTCACGGGACACCTCGACGCGTTCGACCTGCGGCTGCGCAGCGCGGGCCCGACGGTCCTGTCCATGTTCGAAGCTTGGAAAGCGTTCGTGGAAAAACTACAAGTGTTATCAGGCGACATCCAATCGGGAACGCTTCGTCACTTCGGCCACTTGAGGGCGCTCTCCTCGCATCGACCTGTTGACCTCGGCCGAATGGCCGGGTACATGTTGGAGCTCGATGCGGAATTCTCCTCGAGGTTTCGAGACTTCCAGCGGTTCGGCCCCGCGTTTTCATTTCTGATCAAACCGGAAGCGTTTGAGGGGAAAGACTCTTCTCCGTTTCGGTGGATGGGGATCGACGACTTTGAAACGCAGTTGGTCGAACTCGCCGCGGCGTCGCTGTGGGCGTCCAAGTTCGCGGAACTCCGTTCAGAACTGGAAAGGGGCGAGACGGACCAAGGAGCGTCCATCGCGGCCTGTTGGGAGAGTCTGCCGGACGACGAGTTCTCGTGCCTGAAGAAAGTGGCCTTTGCTTTGCTCTCTGCGTTTGGCTCGACACACATTTGTGACCGGATCTTCTCCCACATGAAGGCCGTGCTGAGACCATTTCGCAACCGCCTGACGACAGAACACTCGGAGGCGTGTCTGAAACTGAAGTTGTCAACCTACAGCCCGGACATCGCCCAGCTGAGCCGTGACAGACAAGGACAGGGGTCCCACTGA
- the scai gene encoding protein SCAI: MTGAETEDDIPLGERKTVTDFCYLLDKSKQLFNGLRDLPQYGHKQWQSYFGRTFDVYTKLWKFQQQHRQVLDTRYGLKRWQIGEVASKIGQLYYHYYLRTSETSYLNEAFSFYSAIRQRSYYFQVNREDRPELVVKKLRYYARYIVVCLLLNKMDLVKVLVKELSEEIEDYTQRFNTEDQLEWNLVLQEVAAFIEADPVVILNDNNSVVVTSNRLQEGSVPPLEQGMVVGQLILADSLIIGNCNNQVKFSELTIDMFRMLQALEREPVNLATQTSKQGALESNEKPAKRENPHKYLLYKPTFSQLFSFLSASFKELPANSVLLVYLSATGVFPTGHSDFGGPYDSGGVLTNTNRDVVNGETVQKRNQAQKEMHCLHPGDLFPFTRKPLFIIVDSSNSAAYKNFTNLFGQPLVCLLSPTVYPKGVQDQSQRGSLFTLFLYSPLLAFSSVCGLNSVRRGLWERAQEFLHKVDHDIGQMITRSRTIDQAFLQFFGDEFLRLLLVRFVFCSAALRLHKLFRESRSFPESYPELPKQETVESGLLQKHVLELAAMLDVQNLFCDGSLEAY, from the exons ATGACTGGAGCTGAGACTGAAGATGATATTCCATTAGGAGAACGGAAGACGGTCACAGATTTCTGCTACCTTCTAGACAAGTCCAAGCAGCTGTTCAATGGGCTGAG AGATCTTCCTCAGTATGGACACAAGCAGTGGCAGTCCTACTTTGGACGGACTTTTGACGTCTACACCAAACTCTGGaagtttcagcagcagcacag GCAGGTTCTGGACACCCGTTATGGTCTGAAGAGATGGCAGATTGGGGAGGTTGCATCCAAGATTGGACAGCTTTACTACCACTACTA CCTTCGTACCTCAGAAACAAGTTACCTGAATGAGGCCTTTTCGTTCTACTCAGCCATTCGTCAGCGCTCCTACTACTTTCAGGTCAACAGAGAGGACAG GCCGGAATTAGTCGTGAAGAAGCTTCGATATTACGCTCGGTACATAGTCGTCTGTCTGCTGCTAAACAAGATGGACCTTGTCAAAGTTCTGGTCAAG GAGTTATCCGAGGAAATCGAGGATTACACGCAGCGATTTAACACCGAGGACCAATTGGAATGGAACCTGGTTCTACAGGAGGTGGCAGCTTTCATCGAG GCGGATCCGGTGGTCATTTTGAACGACAACAATTCTGTGGTGGTCACCAGCAATCGGCTGCAGGAGGGCAGCGTGCCTCCTCTGGAACAAGGCATGGTGGTTGGGCAGCTCATCCTCGCAGATTCACTAATCATCGGAAACTGTAACAACCAG GTAAAGTTCAGTGAGTTAACTATCGACATGTTCCGCATGCTTCAAGCTTTGGAGAGGGAACCTGTGAACCTGGCCACACAGACCTCCAAGCAAGGAGCGCTG GAATCCAATGAGAAGCCAGCTAAAAGAGAAAATCCCCACAAGTACTTGCTGTACAAGCCGACGTTCAGCCAGCTGTTCTCCTTCTTGTCTGCTTCTTTTAAG GAATTACCTGCCAACAGTGTTTTGCTCGTCTACCTGTCAGCGACCGGAGTCTTTCCTACTGGCCATTCAGATTTTGGAG GGCCATATGATTCTGGAGGAGTTCTCACAAATACAAATCGAGACGTGGTGAACGGAGAGACGGTGCAGAAGAGGAATCAAGCCCAGAAAGAAATGCATTG CCTTCATCCAGGGGACTTATTTCCTTTCACCCGGAAGCCACTATTTATCATTGTGGATTCTTCAAACAGCGCAGCCTACAAG AACTTCACAAATCTATTTGGCCAGCCTCTGGTGTGCCTCCTGTCCCCTACCGTGTATCCAAAGGGCGTACAAG ATCAGTCCCAGCGGGGGAGCCTCTTCACCCTGTTCCTCTACAGCCCACTCCTGGCCTTCTCCTCGGTGTGCGGCTTGAACAGCGTCCGGCGAGGACTGTGGGAGCGGGCCCAAGAGTTCCTCCACAAAGTCGACCACGACATTGGGCAGATGATAACTCGATCCCGGACTATAG ATCAAGCCTTTTTGCAATTCTTTGGCGACGAGTTCCTTCGGCTGCTGCTGGTCCGTTTCGTGTTCTGCTCGGCTGCACTGAGGCTGCATAAGCTGTTTCGG gagtCCCGGAGCTTCCCGGAGTCGTACCCCGAGCTTCCCAAACAGGAAACCGTGGAGAGCGGCCTCCTACAGAAGCACGTGTTGGAGCTGGCAGCCATGCTGGATGTGCAGAACCTGTTTTGTGATGGATCACTAGAAGCCTACTAA